One window from the genome of Pseudomonadota bacterium encodes:
- the hflK gene encoding FtsH protease activity modulator HflK, translating into MTKKDDKKNPWGTPKQKKKSDRSEKKDDGWQPTSRDENGNVFRNDSRSYSGGDMDDVFRNVQEKFQGFSPMQHKSGIFLLLVVAGCIWLMTGFYRVQPAEHAVVMTFGKWTRTQSHPGLGYHLPWPIETVSKVDVTFERRIEIGFRGGSTPVRGASARSNAVSGGVSIQSESLMVTGDENIIDINFVVLWRVADAGKYLFEIRNPEDTIKKVAESAMREVIGRTEIQRALAEARGEIEALTRELMQAMMDEYESGVMINEVKLQAVNPPEQVVEAFDDVLRARADKDRLRNEAEAYRNRIIPEARGESERILQQAEAYLQEVTDNATGEAERFLSVYKAYAAAKDVTSKRMYLETMQEIMGRSKKFIIGGENGGNVLPYLPLDALKEKR; encoded by the coding sequence ATGACGAAGAAAGACGACAAAAAAAATCCGTGGGGCACGCCGAAGCAAAAGAAAAAAAGCGACCGGAGTGAAAAGAAGGATGATGGCTGGCAGCCGACATCGCGGGACGAAAACGGTAATGTCTTTCGTAATGACAGCCGCTCTTATTCCGGCGGTGATATGGATGATGTCTTCCGCAATGTGCAGGAAAAATTTCAGGGCTTCTCGCCCATGCAGCATAAATCCGGTATTTTTCTGCTGCTTGTTGTTGCGGGATGTATCTGGCTGATGACAGGTTTCTACCGTGTCCAGCCTGCGGAGCATGCCGTGGTTATGACTTTCGGCAAATGGACGCGTACGCAAAGCCATCCGGGTTTGGGATATCATCTGCCCTGGCCGATCGAAACGGTGTCGAAAGTCGATGTCACCTTCGAGCGCCGGATTGAAATCGGCTTCCGCGGCGGCAGTACGCCGGTACGCGGCGCATCTGCGCGCAGCAATGCGGTCAGCGGCGGTGTCAGTATCCAGAGCGAAAGCCTGATGGTGACAGGGGATGAAAATATCATTGATATCAATTTCGTTGTGTTGTGGCGTGTTGCGGATGCCGGAAAATATCTGTTTGAAATCCGTAATCCGGAAGACACGATCAAAAAGGTCGCGGAAAGTGCGATGCGTGAAGTGATCGGACGCACCGAGATTCAACGTGCTCTGGCTGAAGCCCGTGGCGAAATTGAGGCTCTGACGCGTGAATTGATGCAGGCGATGATGGATGAATATGAATCCGGCGTCATGATTAACGAGGTCAAATTGCAGGCCGTGAACCCGCCGGAACAGGTCGTTGAAGCCTTTGATGATGTCTTGCGGGCCCGTGCGGATAAAGATCGTCTGCGGAACGAAGCTGAGGCTTACCGCAACCGGATTATTCCGGAGGCACGCGGTGAATCCGAACGTATTTTGCAACAGGCCGAAGCCTATTTGCAGGAAGTCACGGATAACGCAACCGGTGAGGCGGAGCGCTTCCTGTCGGTTTACAAAGCCTATGCCGCCGCCAAGGATGTGACCAGCAAACGCATGTATCTGGAAACCATGCAGGAAATCATGGGGCGCAGCAAAAAATTCATCATCGGCGGCGAAAATGGCGGCAATGTTCTGCCTTATCTGCCGCTGGATGCTTTGAAGGAAAAACGCTGA
- the rsfS gene encoding ribosome silencing factor: protein MAKTTKTKTTKSKTTLSPEELKDLIVTTLDQDKAEDIVTIDLTGKTSLADYMVIASGRSTRQVGALAEKLSARIKKEDVIPRIEGKQTGNWVLVDAGDVIVHLFRPEVREFYAIEEIWNVTYPSDKIHIT from the coding sequence TTGGCAAAAACGACGAAAACAAAGACCACCAAAAGCAAAACCACACTCTCGCCCGAAGAGCTGAAAGACCTGATTGTCACAACGCTTGATCAGGACAAGGCAGAGGATATTGTCACGATTGACCTGACCGGCAAAACATCGCTGGCCGATTATATGGTGATTGCTTCGGGGCGTTCGACCCGTCAGGTCGGCGCATTGGCTGAAAAACTGTCCGCACGCATCAAAAAAGAAGATGTCATTCCGCGTATCGAAGGCAAACAAACCGGCAATTGGGTGCTGGTCGATGCCGGTGATGTGATTGTGCATCTGTTCCGTCCGGAAGTCCGCGAATTTTACGCGATTGAGGAAATCTGGAACGTGACATACCCCTCCGACAAAATCCACATTACCTAA
- a CDS encoding 23S rRNA (pseudouridine(1915)-N(3))-methyltransferase RlmH translates to MKIELLAVGKCRDHPIKELLAEYGKRLQYPFSLKEIDGGKRAGAADQEKLLCEALPKEPHLLIALDERGKSLSSEDFAAHIEKWRDTGPGMLVFCIGGADGFSDAFRQKADFLLSFGKQTWPHMLVRVMMLEQLYRAQQILAGHPYHRS, encoded by the coding sequence ATGAAAATTGAACTTCTGGCTGTCGGCAAATGCCGCGACCATCCCATCAAAGAGCTGCTTGCCGAATACGGTAAACGCCTGCAATACCCTTTTTCCCTGAAAGAAATCGATGGCGGCAAACGTGCCGGCGCGGCGGATCAGGAGAAATTATTATGCGAGGCTTTGCCGAAAGAGCCGCATTTACTAATCGCGCTGGATGAACGCGGCAAAAGCCTGTCTAGCGAGGATTTCGCCGCACATATCGAAAAATGGCGTGATACAGGGCCCGGTATGCTGGTTTTTTGTATCGGCGGCGCGGATGGGTTTTCGGACGCTTTCAGACAAAAAGCGGATTTTTTGCTGTCCTTCGGAAAACAGACTTGGCCTCACATGCTGGTTCGGGTTATGATGTTAGAACAGTTGTACCGCGCCCAACAAATTCTGGCCGGTCATCCCTACCATCGTTCTTGA
- a CDS encoding peptidoglycan DD-metalloendopeptidase family protein: protein MLEKNIAAAQRGISETEEELSSLKRQQAKLKKQAVPKNRKTASAPDTKALSENIADYTRNLAVLQQQLDAAFLALSDAPARQTISMESSALLDDPDLVVAAAREEWLAHAVAQNAVAAIRAESTHLDDMRQKRQEAEQAHRKQADAAQEHRQRLDNLAHQISVTQKLLAGQKRELAAQRDALTQEKQRFAAQKPMRKPTAKPAAKPVTVASAQQNPLLKQAALTAPAVKHAVPGRFPVKGKVVMKFGDKDALGVKSSGIVLEAAEGENIVLPQEGVIKFAGAFGKFKQLLIVEHKGGYHSLISGLGEVETKIGERLPAGAVIGHLAQAQAYYELRHNGVPVDPDKVSMPF, encoded by the coding sequence GTGCTGGAAAAAAACATTGCTGCTGCGCAGCGCGGGATCAGTGAAACGGAAGAGGAACTGTCCTCTTTGAAGCGGCAGCAGGCAAAGCTGAAAAAACAGGCTGTTCCCAAAAACAGGAAAACGGCATCCGCCCCTGATACGAAGGCATTATCGGAGAATATTGCCGATTACACGCGTAATCTGGCTGTTTTGCAGCAGCAGCTTGATGCGGCTTTTCTGGCATTGAGTGATGCGCCTGCGCGCCAAACCATCAGCATGGAAAGCTCGGCGCTTCTGGATGACCCCGATCTGGTCGTCGCCGCCGCGCGGGAGGAATGGCTGGCTCATGCCGTGGCGCAAAATGCCGTTGCCGCCATCCGTGCGGAAAGCACTCATCTGGATGACATGCGCCAAAAACGGCAGGAGGCCGAACAAGCACACCGGAAACAGGCGGATGCGGCACAGGAACACCGGCAGCGTCTTGATAATCTGGCGCACCAGATTTCCGTGACGCAAAAACTGCTTGCCGGACAAAAGCGGGAACTGGCGGCGCAGCGCGATGCGCTGACGCAAGAAAAACAACGCTTTGCCGCACAGAAACCCATGCGTAAACCGACAGCAAAACCAGCTGCGAAACCCGTTACCGTGGCCTCTGCGCAACAAAATCCGCTTTTAAAACAGGCCGCGCTGACAGCGCCTGCCGTAAAACATGCCGTGCCCGGACGTTTTCCGGTCAAAGGCAAGGTCGTGATGAAATTCGGCGATAAGGATGCGCTGGGCGTAAAAAGCAGCGGCATTGTTCTGGAGGCGGCGGAAGGCGAAAATATTGTCCTGCCGCAGGAAGGGGTGATTAAATTCGCCGGTGCCTTCGGCAAGTTCAAACAGCTCTTGATTGTCGAGCATAAGGGCGGGTATCATAGCCTCATCAGCGGCCTTGGCGAGGTGGAAACGAAAATAGGCGAACGCCTTCCGGCAGGCGCGGTTATCGGCCATTTGGCGCAGGCGCAGGCTTATTATGAATTACGCCATAACGGTGTGCCGGTTGATCCGGACAAAGTATCGATGCCTTTTTAG
- a CDS encoding S41 family peptidase produces the protein MQQTAKSKVLQPLRFGAAAFALVLGLGLAVPSALVTSASAQDIAQKSGRQAGKSAAEEDRSKNDTYRYLELFGDVFERVRAEYVDEVTDRELIEHALNGMLANLDPHSSYLNEEEYKGMQIQTSGEFGGLGIEVTMENGLVKVVSPIDDTPAFRAGVKAGDTIIEIDGTPVMGMSLSEAVQKMRGKVGSDIHLSIIREGVAEPMKFKITRDTIQLRAVRHRTEGNVGYIRITTFNQQTYKGLKDGIEEIQKELGNELIGFVIDLRNNPGGLLNQAIAVSDAFLDKGEIVSTRGRAKEDIRRDNATAGDLTGGLPMVVLVNGGSASASEIVAGALQDHKRAVIMGTKSFGKGSVQTILGLPGHGAMRLTTARYYTPSGRSIQAKGIDPDVLVEHVAVTELRDTGYIREADLEGALDKKDDGKKGKGKDQEKSNETKVEDYQLARALDLLKGIHMYAKTIE, from the coding sequence ATGCAACAAACGGCGAAATCGAAAGTTTTGCAGCCTCTGCGTTTTGGCGCGGCGGCTTTCGCACTTGTGCTCGGGCTTGGCCTGGCCGTTCCCTCCGCATTGGTGACATCGGCATCGGCGCAGGATATTGCGCAGAAATCCGGTCGTCAGGCAGGAAAATCCGCTGCCGAGGAAGACCGCAGCAAAAACGATACCTACCGTTATCTGGAGCTGTTCGGCGATGTGTTCGAACGTGTCCGTGCCGAATATGTTGACGAAGTGACGGATAGGGAGCTGATCGAACATGCTTTGAACGGTATGCTGGCCAATCTTGATCCGCATTCCTCCTATCTGAATGAAGAAGAATATAAAGGCATGCAGATTCAGACTTCAGGTGAATTCGGCGGCCTCGGTATTGAGGTCACGATGGAGAACGGTCTTGTGAAAGTCGTCTCGCCGATCGATGACACACCTGCTTTCCGTGCGGGTGTCAAAGCAGGCGATACCATTATCGAAATCGACGGCACACCTGTCATGGGCATGTCATTGTCAGAGGCGGTGCAGAAAATGCGCGGCAAGGTCGGATCGGATATTCATCTAAGCATTATCCGCGAAGGCGTTGCGGAACCGATGAAGTTCAAAATCACGCGCGATACCATTCAGCTGCGCGCCGTGCGTCACCGCACGGAAGGCAATGTCGGTTATATCCGCATCACTACCTTTAACCAGCAGACCTATAAGGGGCTGAAGGACGGTATTGAAGAAATCCAGAAAGAGCTGGGCAATGAGCTGATCGGTTTTGTCATTGATCTGCGCAACAACCCCGGCGGTCTGTTAAATCAGGCGATTGCCGTATCGGATGCCTTCCTTGACAAGGGAGAGATTGTTTCCACACGCGGACGCGCCAAGGAAGATATCCGCCGCGATAACGCAACGGCGGGCGATCTGACGGGCGGTTTGCCGATGGTTGTTCTGGTCAATGGCGGTTCCGCCTCGGCATCCGAGATTGTCGCGGGTGCGTTGCAGGATCATAAACGCGCCGTCATCATGGGAACGAAAAGCTTTGGTAAAGGCTCGGTACAAACCATTCTGGGTCTGCCCGGTCACGGTGCGATGCGTCTGACAACGGCACGTTATTACACACCGTCCGGCCGCTCCATTCAGGCGAAAGGAATTGATCCCGATGTGCTGGTGGAACATGTTGCCGTAACCGAGTTGCGCGATACCGGATATATCCGCGAGGCCGATCTGGAAGGCGCGCTGGATAAAAAGGATGACGGCAAAAAAGGCAAAGGCAAAGATCAGGAGAAAAGCAACGAAACCAAGGTGGAAGATTACCAGCTTGCGCGGGCGCTTGACCTTCTGAAAGGTATTCACATGTATGCGAAAACCATCGAATAG